DNA from Planctomycetota bacterium:
GACTTCATCGCAGAATACATGCCCCAGGGCGAGCAGGGCGTGGCGGCGTTCAAGGAGCACGCGCTGCACTCGGCGATCTATTCATTCGTCGCGCTGTGCCTGTCGGTGCTGCTCCTGGTCGGATCGGCCGCGCTGGTCCGCCGGCGGCGATCGTCGGCCCGCACGCTGCGCGTGTACGCGCTCCTGAAGATCCCCGAGGCGCTGTGGGGCGTGTGGCTCACGTATCTGGCCCAGACGTCGCAGATGCGGGCGCTCGAGGGCCAGCCCGGCGCCCCGCCCCCCGCGCTCGTCGACATGATCGGCATGCTCACCGTGGCCGTCGCGCTGGTCTGGTCGCTGTCCCTGCCCGTATTCCTGCTCGCATGGTTCTCCCGCGAGCGCATCAAGAGCGACATCGAGCGCTGGTTCGCATGAACTGCAAGTCCTGCGACTACCCCCTCTGGAACCTGCGCGGGCGCGAATGCCCCGAGTGCGGCACGCCGTTCCGACCCTCCGACTTTGACTTCACCCTCAACGCCGTCCGCTTCTGCTGCCCGCACTGCGGCCAGGACTACTACGGCACGGGCGATCGCGGGCACCTCGTCCCCGACTCGTTCGCCTGCGTCTCGTGCGCACGCCCCATCACCATGGACGAGTGCCTGCTCCTCCCCACCGCCGGCGTGCGCGAGGAGCAGACCCGCCCCGACGACATGCCCTGGCTCGAACGCCGGCGCCACGGCGTCATCAGCGCGTGGTTCAAGACCATCGGACGCGCCATGGTCACGCCCGGACGCCTCATGGACGCGATTCCCGCGGAGGGGCCCAGCGGGTTCGTGTTCGGCGCGGTCACCACCAGCATTTTCCTCCTCGTCTCCGTCGCCCCGCTCTTCGTGTTCATCCTCGTGATGGGCGCGGGCGTCGGCGGACGTCCCAGCATGAACGCCGTCGCGGGCATCGCCGGCGGCGGGGGTGCCACCATCCTCGGGGCCATCGTCGGCATCATCATGTTCCTCGGGCTCTGGATCGTCTGCACCCACGGCACGCTCCGCATCACCGGCGGCGCACCCTACCCCATCAAGCGCACCTGCCAGGCCCTCTGCTACAGCAGCGGGGCGAACGTTCTCACCGCGCTCCCGTGCTTGGGGATGTACTTCGGGTTCCTCTTCGTCATCTGGTGGATTGTCGCCGCGTGCATCATGGTCGCACGCGGGCACCGCATCAGCGGCGGGCGCGCCACCCTCGCCGTGCTCGCCCTCCCCATCCTGCTCGCCGTCGTCGGGGGCGGGTGGCTGACATACGGCATCGTCACCGCGATGAACACGATCAATGCCGCAAACCCGGGCGGGACGGGGACGACGACGTACTCGCCCGCGATGCCGCCTCCCCCGCCACCGACCCCGCCGATACCCTTCCAAGTCAACCCGCCCGCGGAGCCAGCGCCGACGGACGAGACCGGCGACCCCGACCAGCCCGACGCGCCCGCGAGTGACGCGCCCGTTGAAGAACCGCCCACCGCAGAGCCGCCCGCGCGGGTGGATCCTCAATAGCCCGCGTACGCTCGCGCATGACGCGTGCCCGCCGCTCGTCGTTCATCGGTCCGCTCGTTCCGCTCGCCGCGCTCGTGTGCCTTTCGCCCATCGTTGCGGCACAGGGCATCACGCCCCGCACGCAGCCTGATTCTGAGCCACCGGCGTCGCCCGCGCCGTCGGACCCCGCGCCGCCCGTGCCAACACCGCCCGCGCCGTCGGACCCCGCGCCCCCGCCGCCCGATGCCCCGCTCGAGTTCCGCGAGTTCACCGCGCGCGACGGGCGCACCGTCCGCTTTCTGCTCCGCCTGCCCACGTCGCCCGACGAACGCCGCCCGTCGCCCATGGTCGTCGCGCTGCCCCCGGGCAAGGGCGACGAGGCCATGGTCCGCCGGGGCGTGCAGTTGTACTGGAGCGGCGACGCGTTCCGTCGCTCGTGGATCCTCCTCAGCCCCGCGGCTCCCGCCCGCGCCGCCTGGGCCGACGAGCCCCGCCTGCTCGCCGAACTGCTCGACCACGTCGCGACGATCACCCGGTGGGAGAACGGCCTGGCGCACCTCGCCGGCGTGAGCGCGGGCGGGCTCGCCGCGTTCACCGCCGCGACCGAAGACCCCGGGCGCTTCGCCTCGCTCACCGTGCTGCCCGGGGCCCCCGCGAACGACGACGTCCTGCTCCGCCTTGATCGCCTGCGCACCGTGCCCGTCACGATCTTCGTCGGCGCCGACGACGCGGAGTTCTGGCTGCCCCAGGCCCGCCGTGCGGCGGCACGCCTGCGCGAGGTCGGCGCGTCCTGCGACCTGCGCGTGCTCGAGGGGCAGGCCCACGTGCTCGCCCTCGACGGCCCCACGCTGCACGACGCGCTCGAGTCCAGGCGCCCATCGCGCCGGGGCGTCATCGCCCCGCACGAACTCGCCCGGCGCGCCGTGGACGGCGTGCTGACCGACTTCCACGACGCCGCCGCCAAGGCCGACGAGGTCCGCTACTTCGAGCACTTCGCGCCCGACGCGGTCTTCCTGGGCACCGACGCGACCGAACGCTGGACGCTTCCCCAGTTCCGCGCGTTCGCCCTGCCCTACTTCCAGCGCGAGAGCGCGTGGACCTACGTCGCCACCGCCCGGCGCATCTCCGTCTCGCCCTCGGGCGATACCGCGTGGTTCGACGAGATGCTGCAGAACGCCAAGCTCGGCACGTGCCGCGGCTCGGGCGTGCTCGTCCGCACCGACGACCGAGGCGAGCGGCGGTGGCGCATCGCGCAGTACAACCTCAGCATCCCCGTGCCCAACGCCCTCGCCGAACAGGTGGTCGGGCTCATCCGGGGCGCGCAGGCTCCGGCCGATCCGCCCCGCACGCCCCCGCCAGCGCCATGACCCGCGCCCGCGTCTGCTCGGCGATCCGCGTCCACCCCTCGCGCTCGTCGGGCACGTCGTCGAACCGCAGCGCGGGGCCAACGATGATCGTGAGGCGTCGCGGGCGCGGCACGCGCGATCCCGGCGGCATCGCGCTGAACGCCCCGTCGATGTAGCACGGCACCACCGGCACGCCCGTGCCCGCGACGAGCATCCCCAGCCCGGCCCGGAAGGCCTGCACGCCCCCGTCGCGCGTGCGCGAGCCCTCGGGGAACAGGATGAACCCGCTGCGACCTTCCAGCAGGCGCGTGCGAAGATCGGCCATCGCGTGCGTCGTCACTTTCTTTCGCCACAGCGGCACCGCGTTGATGAACGTGGCCGAGAGCGCACTCAGGAGGACGCTGTTGAAGAAGGCATCGCCCGCGGCGATGGGGAACGCGAACGACCGGGCCGTGCGGGGCAGCACGCACGCGAGCGCCAGCGAGTCGAGGTGGCTGGCGTGGTTCGAGATCACCACGAAGGGCGGGGCGAGCGGGAGGTGCTCGGCCCCGATCACCCGCAGACGGTGGCACACCCCGAAGTACGCGCGCAGCACGCCCAGGCTGGCCCGGTGCCCAAGCCACGAGAACAGCCCCTGCTCGCGGCGCACGCTCCGCCAGCGCTCCTCGGGCGGGAGCATGAGATCCGACGCGGGCGAGTAGGTCCAGCGCTTCGTCATGAACGACGATGAGCCTAGTGCGACGTGAAGACACGCGCCGCGCGTCCTGCGCCCAGGTCGACGAACGTGTTGATCATGTGGAACGCCGCCGGCGCCACGAGCAGAAGCGAGTTGCAGCGGTCGGTGAACCCGCCGTGCCCGGGCAGGCTCGTCGCGAGGTCCTTGACGCCCAGGTCCCGCTTGATCGAGCTCAGCACGAGGTCGCCCAGCTGCGCACCCGCCCCCACCAGCAGCCCCAGCGCCAGCAGCAGCACCGTGCGGTCCAGGGGCGTGTTGGGCCAGATCAGGTGCGCCAGGAAGGCGAACGTCGGCGCCACCGCCAGCAGCGCGCCCAGATGCCCGCCGAGCGTCTTGCGCGGGCTGGTGTTCGGGAAGACCCGGCGCCGGCCGAACAGCTTCCCGCAGACGTACGCCAGGATGTCCCCGCCCTGCACGCACAGCACGAGCGCGCACAGGATGGGCCGGAAGTCCGCGTCGTTCGCCAGGAAGGCCAGGTGCGCCAGCCCCGCCCCGAAGAGCAGATACGCCATGCACGCCAGCGAGACCCGCTGCAGGTACCCCTCGGGCCGGTCCTCCAGCACGCCCAGCCCCGCGATCAGCACCACCGTGAGGGGCGGCACCGCCACGAACAGCCCGTACCAGTTGTCCGCGCACGCGAAGACCGTCGCGACGATCGCGCACGCCACCGCGCCCGAGAGCAGCCGGTCGCGGAACAGCCCCGTCGCCCGCGCGAACTCGCGGAAGCACAGCAGCGAGAGCACCAGCACCAGGCCCATCGCCGTCGCCGCGCACGCCAGGATCGGCACGAGCGCGCCCGGCGCGATCACCAGCCACGTGCGGTACCGCGTCCAGACGTCCGCGCGCGTGCGGGGCGACATCTTGCCCATCCCGCGGAATGTCACGATCGCGAGGGGGGTAAACAGCAGCGCCCCCGCCACCACGCCCAGACACCAGCGCGTCACCACGTGGTCGAATGCCCCGCGCGCCGAGAACAGGTGCTCCACGCGTCGTCCGCTCCTCTGGCCCCACGCCCCCGGGGCACGCCCGCCCAGCGGCGCGCCGCAGCTCGGGCGCGCCGCCCGACGCACACTGTACCGGCGAAGAACGCCCGCGCCGGGCGATCAGTTTGGATCGCGCGTCAGCGAGGCGTCGCGCCGGGCTTGTCCTTCAGCAGTTGCATCAGCAGGTCGATCTTCGCCTCCAGCGCGCGCACACGATCCTCCAGCGCCTGGATGCGCCCCGCGTCCGCCGCCGGCGCCGACGCCGCCGCGGCCCGGGCCTGCTCCTCCTTCGCGCGCGCCTCCCATTCGGCCCGCTGCGCGAGTTCCCGGCGCTGCTGCTCCTCCTGGTCCTTGGCGAGCTGCGCGAGCACCGGCTCGACCGGCACGTCGATGAACACCTGGTACGCGATCCCCGCCGTCTGCGACGAACGGTCCTTCGCCGCGAGCGACACCTGCACGACGACGGGTATCCCCGCCGGCGACTTGCCCGACACCGCCGTGAACAACGCCGCGTTCTGCCCGGCGAGTTCGTCGATCCGCCGGCGACGTTCATCGACCATCCGCCCGGACCCCTCGGGCATCGGGACCATGCCCCCCGCGTAGCCGATCTGCGACTTCACCTGCTGCGATGCCTGGTCGAACGCGGCACGGTTGTCCACGCGGATCGTCCCGCTCGCCGAGTCCAGCGTCATCCAGGAATAGCCCCCGAGCAGCTCGAACTCCACCGGCGCCGTCCCGCCGCGCGTCTCATGCCGCAGGAGTGTCTCGCCGTCCTTGCCGAGCACGAACGCGCTCTGCGTGGGCACGATCTCCAGCGGCGGGGCCGCGTGGGTGCACTGCGCATCTGTCACGGTCACGTCGTACAGCCGCGACCGATCGATGGCGACAACCCGGTCGCCCGCCGCCGCGATCACGGACCCGCCGTACGAAGGCGACTCGTACCCGCTCAAGGGGCCCAGGTCCTCCTTCGACAGCACGATCGGCGACTGGCCCGCGGCGCCGGTGAGCAGTTCACGCAGCACGATCTGGACCGTGCGGTCCTTGGTGCGGCCTGATCCGTCGGCCCGGTCCAGCACGAGCGATGCCACGACCGGTCGGGTGGTTAGCAACACCGACCCCTGCGCCTGGAAGTTGCCGCCCACGCTCGACGCGCCGTTGGGCAGCGAGATCTGCGTGCCCGAGACGCGCCGGCCCCACGCCGCCGGCACGTACTCCGCGCCCAGGCCGCCGCGCTGTCCTTCGCCGCTCAGCACCACCCCGCCGCGACCAAGGCTCGTCAGCAGGCGTGGCGTCTTCATCGACTCGTCGTACACCACCCCCTCGTACAGCCAGCCGCCCGGCAGCCGCACGAGTTGTTCGCCCAACCGGCCGAACCGTCGCATGTGATCGGCTTCCCGCCTCACGCCGGGCGGGAGTTCGCCGGCCTTGGCCTCGACGAACCCCGGCGTCGCGAGCACCGTGCTCTGCCCGTTGCCCTCGACGAACACCAGTCGCCCGTCCACCGGCGTGATCGTCCGCGCGTCGTGCTTGAGAAACACGCGGTGCTTTTCCCCAAGGTTCGCGAGGTCGAGCGCCGCGACCACGTTCCCCTCGTTGAACGCCACGTACACGTACGTCCCGTCCACGCTCGCCGCCGTGATCCCCTGCACGAACGACGTCTCCGCCAGCACCTTCCGGGCGACAAGGTCCACCACGCACAGGCGCGACGAAGGCCCGTCCCGCCGCCCGTGGTCCTGCTCGAACCGCCACGCCACCGCCCGCCTGCCGTCGGGGCTGATTGCCACGGCCTTGGCCACGAACGGCAGGTCCACGCCGTCACGCACCACGCGGGCTTCGAACTGCTGTGTCCGGACACCCGCGCCCGCGCGCAGCGTCAGCGTGACCGCATGGTCTCCCACCTGGTCCAGCCCGGGCGTCCAGCGGATCTGCGACCCCGACAGCGTCATGCCCTCCGGCGCGCCCGTGAGTTCCACCTTCACCGACGCGTCCGCGCGCGTCAGCGCGATCGTCGCCGCCTTCCCCGCCACCAGCGATCCCGTCGGGCCCACCGCTACGCCCAGCACGGGCTCCTTCTTCGCCGCGTTCATCGCCGCCAGCGGCACGACCCTCGCGTTCGCCCCCTGCACCAGAATCACCCGATCGTTCGACGCGTCCGCGAACCCCAGCACACGCGCCTGCCCCGACGAGCCACGCCGACGCCCCCCTTCAACGCTTCCCCACCCGCACGCCGCGGGGAGCGCGGCCTGCCCGAGCGTCTCCATCGTGTTCGCCGAAACCGCCGTCGCCACCGCGTCCTGCACGCAGATAACCAGCGGCCGATCGCGGAAGGCCGCCGCCGCACGCCCCGGCAGCACGCCCGCCGGCGCCTGCAACTGCCCGTCGTACAGGGTCGTTCCCGCGCCGACGAACTGCCCCCAGCCGTCCACCACCGGCACGCCCTCCGGCTCGCGCTCCCGCCGCTCCGGTCGCTGCGTGCTCAGCCGCCACGCGTGCTCGCCCTCGCCGGGCGCCAGGCGCAGCGCCGTCGGGTTCGGCGTTGTGTCAGAGGCACGCCACGCGAACACCCACGCGCCGTCGGCGGACGCTTCGATCGCCGAATCACCCAGGTAGTTGTCCGCCTGCACCAGCGACTCGACGCGGAGCGTGCGCCCGTTCACCCGCGCCAGGCTCGCGCTGCCGTCCGTAAGCCGCGCGCTCGCATAGAAGGTCCCGTCGGCCGTGGGCGTTGACAGATCCGTCACGCCCTGCTCGCCCGGCAGCGCCAGGGCCGGCGCCTTCTCCTTCAGCGTCTGCGCGTCCAGCACCACCATGGAGCTGCGCTCGCCGAGCCCCACGACGAACACGTCGCCCTCCGGACGCGCGACGAACGTCACGCACCGGGGCTTGCCGTCCAGACGCACCGGCCCCACCGCCGTCGCGCCCGCCGCCGAATCGAGGAACGCCTTGGGGAACAGCGTGATCGACGCGCCGTCCACCACCGCCAGCGCCCCCCGCGACGTGTCCAGCGCCGCGTCCGTCGGCGTCACCGGCAGCGGCACGCACCGCACATCCGACTGCGCCAGCGCCACCCCCGCCCCAACCACCACGCCCATCGCCACCAGCATGCGCATGCCTACGGCCCCCCTTCGCGATGTCCGCCCGTTCGCCCCGCTCACGCTACCTCCCGCCCGGTCGGTGCGTCAACACCACGCCGTGCGGTCGAACCTCGCCTACCGCGGCGTCGTCACGCTCGTCGCCGCACCCGGCGACACCGGCGCCGCGGACAGCACGCGCTGCACATGGTCGAGCGCGAGGTCGACCTCCCCCGGGCTCGTGTAGTGCAGCGGGCTGATGCGGACCACGCCGTCGTCGGGGTCGATGCCCAGCTCGATCGCCAGGCGGCGCGAGTAGAAGCTGCCGAAGCGGATGCCGATCCCGCGCAGGTTCGCCGAGCGCGCCACCGACGCCGACGTCGCGCCCGCCGCGGTGAAGCTCACCGTGCTCACCCGCCGGGCGTCGGCGACGGGCGACCCCACAAGGCGCACGCGGGGCACCGTCGAGAGCCCGTCGAGCAGGCGGCGGGTGAGGTCGTGCTCGAGGCGACCCAGGTACGCGAACGCCCGCTCGAAGACCTCGCGCTCGATCGCCTGCGAGGGGTCCCGGCGCGCGATGTAGCACGCGTACTCCCACAGCCCCAGGATCATCGCGCACGCCTCGTGCGCCACCCCGCCCACCTCGTAGACGCGGGGCACGTCGTGGCGCGGGATGAACTCGTGGTTGGGCCCGTCGAGCTCCGCCAGCGCCTCGTGCGAGCCGTACAGCACGCCCGCGTGCGGGCCCATGACCTTGTACGACGAGTAGACGTACCAATCGCAGCGGTATGCCCGCACGTCCGGGGCGGCGTGCGGCGCGAACGCCACGCCATCCACCACGCTGCGCGCGCCGTGCCGGCGCACCACCTCGCACACCTCGGCCACGTCCCACACCTGCCCGAGGATGTTCGACACCTGCGGGAACGCGACGACCCGCGTCCGCGCCGAAATCAGCCGCTCCAGCGTCCCCACGCGCGGGCGCCACAGCCCCTCATCATCGATCTCCGTCGGCCAGAGCGTCACCTTCCAGCCGCGCTCCGCCAGGCGCAGCCACGGGCCGATGTTCGCCTCGTGCCCCGCGGTCGCGACGATCACCTCGTCGCGCACCGGGCGCGACGCCCCGCTCCCCGCCGCCGCCTGGCGCGCCCGGTCCGCGGCGGACGCGTAGCACGACGCAAGCAGGTGGCACAACGCCGTGCTCGAATGCCCGATGATCACGCTCCCGCTGGTCTCCTCCGCGGGCGCAAACTCCCGGGGCGAGGCGTGCACGAAGACCTTCGCGACCTCGTGCGCCCGGCGCAGGTTCTGCGACGCCGCCAGCGACGGGGCGTAGTCGCCCCCGAGCTGCGCGTACGTCTCGCGCAGGCAGCGCGCCGCCTGCGCGATCACGCAGCGGGGCAGCTGCGACCCGCCCGCGTTGTCCAGGTACACCGTCCCGGCGTCGAGCGCGGGGAACTGCGAGCGGATCTCGTCGAGCGTGGGCGGGGTCGGCATCGCGCCATCCTCTCACATGCCCCGCCCCGCCGCAATGCCTCTCGATACCACCGCGGCCGGGCCTACGCCACGCCCAGCGACGACAGCACCGTCGCCGGGTTGAGCTTCGACGCCTGCTCGCGGATCTGCGGCAGGTGCGACGCGTACGCCTGCTTGGCCGTCGTCAACTCGCGCCCGAACAGCCCCCGCAGGTCGATCGCCCCGAAGGTCCGCCCGCCCGCGTAGTACTGGGCCGCCACACGCCCGAGCGCGTACGTCGTCGCGAAGCTCATCCCCACGCCCAAAGCCCCCGGCGCGAGCGAGCCGACCCACCCGCCCACCGACCCGCCCAGCATGCTCTTCGCCGCACGCTCGAGAAATCCGCCGACGATCTTGCGCGCGTACCCCTCGACGATCTGCGACGTCGCGCCCACGCCCACCGTCGCCAGGAAGTCCGTGATGTGCCCGCGATCCAGCGAGTAGCCGTACTTCGACCCGATCGAGTACACCATCTTCATCTGGATGGGGATGATCGCGGCGCTCGCCAGGCCCTGCGGCAGCAGTTCCAGCGCGCCGCACAGTACCGCGTGCGTCATGATCGTCGAATCCACCTCGCGCCGCACCGGGTCGGCCCCCGGCGCGGACGCCGCCGGCACGGGCGTCACCGGCACGGGCAAGGCCGCGGGCGTCCGCACATCAGCGCTCGCGGCGTTCTCCGCGGCACGCCGGATCGCCCCCGCGTCCGCCGCGGGAATCTCCAGCGCCCGCGCCAACTCGTCCAGGAACGTCCCCTCGTCGCGCGAGGTCGTGTCGTCGGCGTCGCAGACCGCGACCGCCATCTCGTACGCCGCCCGGCGCACCGCCGGGGTCCGCAGCGCCGACGCCTCGCGCGCCGCGGTCGTCCGCTTCGTCAGCGCCCGCTCGTACACGCCCGCCAGGTCGAGCTCCGACGGCGCCAGCCCGTCGAGCGTCGCCTTCACGCGCTCGCGTTCGGCGTCGGATTTGCTCCCGTCCGCCATCGCCGCCAGCAGCGCGATCGCCAGCACCGCCTCGCGCTCGCCCGTCGTCATCACCATGTCGTCGCTCATCGTCGAACTCCTCCGTCGGCGTCACCCGCCGCCCGAACCCCTCGTTGGAGGTTTCCCGCCGCCGGTTGCAGCCTACACGCCTTCGAGCGCCCGCATCACCGCCGCGGCGGCCGCGTCCTCGCCCCGCGCAGGCCGCTCCACCTCGATGTCGGGCTTCACCCCCACGCCCTCCGGGCGCTCCCCGCCCCGCGTGATGTAGTCCGACACCGGGACCTGCACGACGAACCCGTGCGGCAGGGGCAGGTACCGCGACACGAGCAGCGCCCCCGCGCTCGTCCGCCCCACGAGCACCGCCCCGCGCAGGTCGCGTAAGGCCGCGCTCGTCACCTCCGACGCGCTCGCCGACCCGCCATCGATCAGCACGCCCAATCGCCCCGGGTACGGCGCGCTTTCGTTCGGCGGCACGCGCAGGTGGTCCGTCGACCACGCCGCCACCGCCCGCGCGTCCGACGGGTCTCCCCCCGTCGCCTCGACGAACCGCGCCGCCAGTTCGTTCGTCACGGGTGTCCCGAACGCCTCGCCCTCGGGCGCCAGCAGCGACATCAGGTGCAGCAGGTTCGAGACCTTCCCCCCGCCGTTGCCCCGCAGATCGATCACCAGCCCCGGCTTCCAGAACGCGCGCGCCACCAGTTCCTCGATCTCGAACGGGTCGTAGCCCTGGTTGAACGTCGGGATCCGGATGAGCGCCGTCCGCTCGCTCAACTCGCGGTACTCCGCGGGCTGGCGCCGCTCGGTCAGCACGCGCTCCACGCGGATCTCGCGCGTCTCGCCGCTCAGTTTGCGCACGCGCAGCACCGCGACCGAGCCGCTGTCGCCCTCGAGCGCCTCGGGCGTGGTCGCGCGCTCGCCGTCCACATGCGTAATGACATCGCCCGGCTGCAGGCCCCGCTCACCCGCCGCGGACTCTGGGCTCAGCCCCAGCACGCGCAGCCCGCCCTGCGCAGGCCGCACCTCGGCCCCGATCCCGATGCGGATGGTCCGTCGCATCGTCGACGCGGCCTCGGGCGGGATGAGCGCCACGTGGCTGATGCCGAACCGGCCCAGCGCCCGCCCCACCTGGATGGCGAACGCCGTCGCGTTGGGCGCCCGGTCGATCGCATCGCGGCTTGCCTCCAGATACTCGGGCCACCGCCGAAAGTCCACGCCCCCCACGTACGCCTGGCGCGCGAGGTGCTCGGTCAGGGCGTGCAGCACCTCGTTCTTCGCCGCGGCGTCGATCTCCTGCGCCCGCGCGGCCGTCGACGCCACCGCGCACGCCACCAGCGCGCACACCCACGCCGCCGCCCGCCACCACGCCCCGCGCATCGTCAGACCCCCGCCCACGACGCCTCGTCCTTCTCGATGATGCCCCGCGCGTACGCCTCGCGCAGGAACCTCGCCAGCCCCGCGCGCGCCCGCTCGTCGAGGTCGTACCGCAGCAGGTCGCCCAGGTACCGCGCCGCCAGAGCCTCATCCCAGCGCGCCAGGGGCGCGCGTCGCGCGACGATCCACCCCAGTCGCGCCAGGTTCCGCCGTCGCTGACGATCCAGCAGCGCCGCCGCCATCCGGATCCGCTCGTCGTTCGCCTCCGCCGCGCGGCACATCCACGCCGCGTACACAAACCCCAGCCCCGTCCACGCCTTCCACGCCTCGCCCAGATCCAACTGGTGCGGGTACCGCGCGGCCGGGGGCGGGTCGGTCGCCACCTTGTCGCCGATCAGCAGCACCGTCGCGGGCCAACTGTCATCCAGCGTTTCCGCGACCTGGGCCGCGCCGCCGCCGCGCTGCACCCGCTCGCGCGCGTCGAACGCCGCCACGTCCACCCGGCGCCCGTACAGCGCGTCGAGCAGCACCCGCGCCAGCACCACCGACGTGTGGCTGTCGGTGTCGGCGTGCAGCGTCCGCACCTCGCCCCACGGCACGCTCGAGAACACCCGCACCGTCAGCGTCGGCCCGTCGCACCCGATCATCCCGCTCGCCAGCAGGCGCAGCGGCACGTCCGATCGCACCGCATCTACCACCGACGCCAGCCCGATGTCCGCCTCGCCGGACGCCAGCAGGTCGACGATCCCCGACGGCACCGCCGGGACGAGCTCCAGCCCGTCCACGCCGTCAAGCCCCTCGACCAGCGGGGCGGTGTTCAAGTACCGGACGCACGCGACGCGGACTGGACCCATGCCGCAGGGTATGAGCACCGCTGTCGCCTCCCCAGTGCCCAGTGCCTCTGCTACGCTCGCGCCCATGGACGACCGCGAACTCGTGCTCATCGGCGGCGGCGGGCACGCCCTGGTCGTCGCCGAGTCCATCGGCGACGCCGCCACCATCCTGGGTTTCTTCGACGACGACCCCCACGCCCGCCTCGCGCGCCTGGGGTTCGAGCACCTCGGGCCCTTCGCCCGCCTCACGACCGACTTTGACGCCCACGCGATGCTCGGCCTGGGCGACATCGCGCTGCGCCGGGCGCTGCTCACGCGCCTGCCGGCCATGCGCAGCGTCGGCATCACGCACCGCACCGCGTACGTCTCGCCCACCGCGTCCCTCGGGCGGGGCGTCTTCATCGCGCCCCACGCCGTCGTCCACACGCTCGCCTCGGTCCTCGACCACGCGATCATCAACACCGGCGCGATCATCGAGCACGAGTGCGTCATCGGCGAGAACGTGCACGTCGCGCCCGGGGCCGTCCTCGCGGGGAACGTCCGCGTCGGGCACGACACGCTCGTGGGCGTGGGGGCGCGCGTCAACCCGAACATCCGCATCGGCGTGGGGTGCAAGATCGGCGCCGGGGCCGTCGTCGTGCGCGACGTGCCCGACGGCGTGATCGCCGTGGGCGTGCCCGCCCGCCCCGTCACGCCCCCCGCCCGGTGATCCGCCCTCAGTCCGTCAACTGCCCGAACACGACCAGCACGAGCGTCATGATCGTCGCGTTGTGCAGCGAGTGCGCCACGATCGGCCCGATCAGGCTGCCGCGCCATTCGCGCATCAGCGCGAACACGAAGCCGATGGTGATCACCGGCATCAGCAGCAGCACGTCGTACCCGTGCATCACGCCGAACACCAGCGCCGACACCGCCGCCGCCACCAGCACCCCCACCCGCGAGCGCAGGTGCCGGTACAGCGCCCCCCGGAACACGAGCTCCTCCGCCAGCGGCGCCCACACCGTCGCGAGCAGGAACAGCAGCACCAACTGGGCCGTCCCCGCGCCGCCGATGATCTCCACGATCGGGTTCTTGGGCGGCTCGGCGTCGGGCCCGGCGATGAACTGCCGCACGATCACCACCACCATCGACACCACCAGCGCCGCCCCCAGCAGCGGCAGGCCCGCCAGGTACCCCACCACGCCCGCGCCGATCTCGCGCAGCACGCCCTGTCCCGAGTGCCAGCCGATCAGCGTCGCGTGCTCCCGCCACGTCACCCCGCGCAGCAGCGGGTACAGCGGCACCAGCAGCAGCAGCCACTGCCCGGCCAGCGCCGCCGTCATCGC
Protein-coding regions in this window:
- a CDS encoding DUF533 domain-containing protein, with product MSDDMVMTTGEREAVLAIALLAAMADGSKSDAERERVKATLDGLAPSELDLAGVYERALTKRTTAAREASALRTPAVRRAAYEMAVAVCDADDTTSRDEGTFLDELARALEIPAADAGAIRRAAENAASADVRTPAALPVPVTPVPAASAPGADPVRREVDSTIMTHAVLCGALELLPQGLASAAIIPIQMKMVYSIGSKYGYSLDRGHITDFLATVGVGATSQIVEGYARKIVGGFLERAAKSMLGGSVGGWVGSLAPGALGVGMSFATTYALGRVAAQYYAGGRTFGAIDLRGLFGRELTTAKQAYASHLPQIREQASKLNPATVLSSLGVA
- a CDS encoding S41 family peptidase, whose product is MGGGLTMRGAWWRAAAWVCALVACAVASTAARAQEIDAAAKNEVLHALTEHLARQAYVGGVDFRRWPEYLEASRDAIDRAPNATAFAIQVGRALGRFGISHVALIPPEAASTMRRTIRIGIGAEVRPAQGGLRVLGLSPESAAGERGLQPGDVITHVDGERATTPEALEGDSGSVAVLRVRKLSGETREIRVERVLTERRQPAEYRELSERTALIRIPTFNQGYDPFEIEELVARAFWKPGLVIDLRGNGGGKVSNLLHLMSLLAPEGEAFGTPVTNELAARFVEATGGDPSDARAVAAWSTDHLRVPPNESAPYPGRLGVLIDGGSASASEVTSAALRDLRGAVLVGRTSAGALLVSRYLPLPHGFVVQVPVSDYITRGGERPEGVGVKPDIEVERPARGEDAAAAAVMRALEGV
- a CDS encoding menaquinone biosynthesis protein; the protein is MGPVRVACVRYLNTAPLVEGLDGVDGLELVPAVPSGIVDLLASGEADIGLASVVDAVRSDVPLRLLASGMIGCDGPTLTVRVFSSVPWGEVRTLHADTDSHTSVVLARVLLDALYGRRVDVAAFDARERVQRGGGAAQVAETLDDSWPATVLLIGDKVATDPPPAARYPHQLDLGEAWKAWTGLGFVYAAWMCRAAEANDERIRMAAALLDRQRRRNLARLGWIVARRAPLARWDEALAARYLGDLLRYDLDERARAGLARFLREAYARGIIEKDEASWAGV
- a CDS encoding NeuD/PglB/VioB family sugar acetyltransferase — protein: MDDRELVLIGGGGHALVVAESIGDAATILGFFDDDPHARLARLGFEHLGPFARLTTDFDAHAMLGLGDIALRRALLTRLPAMRSVGITHRTAYVSPTASLGRGVFIAPHAVVHTLASVLDHAIINTGAIIEHECVIGENVHVAPGAVLAGNVRVGHDTLVGVGARVNPNIRIGVGCKIGAGAVVVRDVPDGVIAVGVPARPVTPPAR